A single Crateriforma conspicua DNA region contains:
- the accB gene encoding acetyl-CoA carboxylase biotin carboxyl carrier protein, with amino-acid sequence MSKGEKSNTGVFDIDRIRQIVQLMEQHELGEVDLQQGDEKIKLCRGVAQAAVPVAAPAPVAAAPAAAPADASADTSGTITINAPMVGTFYSRPNPESETFVKVGTVVSPDTVCCIVEAMKVFNEIPAECSGKIVEVLAQDQQAVDFGKPLFRVQPLDG; translated from the coding sequence ATGAGCAAGGGAGAAAAGTCAAACACCGGCGTGTTTGACATCGATCGCATCCGTCAAATCGTCCAGTTGATGGAACAGCACGAGCTTGGCGAAGTCGATCTTCAGCAAGGCGACGAAAAAATCAAACTGTGCCGTGGGGTTGCCCAGGCTGCCGTGCCCGTCGCCGCACCGGCACCGGTGGCGGCTGCACCGGCCGCGGCGCCTGCCGATGCATCGGCCGACACGTCGGGCACCATCACGATCAACGCGCCGATGGTGGGCACGTTTTATTCACGCCCCAATCCCGAATCGGAAACGTTCGTCAAGGTCGGCACGGTGGTCAGCCCCGATACGGTGTGCTGCATCGTCGAAGCGATGAAGGTCTTCAACGAAATCCCCGCCGAATGCAGCGGCAAGATCGTTGAAGTGTTGGCCCAAGACCAACAAGCCGTCGACTTTGGCAAACCGTTGTTCCGTGTCCAACCGCTGGACGGTTGA
- a CDS encoding M24 family metallopeptidase — MNAKAPHADRLRSLRQSFETHQIDALLVTDEINVGYLSGFTGDSSYLLVGTGEATLLSDRRYETQIAQECPHLAAAVRPPSQSMPDLLAEVFAGSCYRRVGVESSSVTLAQWDAWQDRLADAEPSIQWVPTAGVVEALRQIKDEFEIGRIRQSIDIAERAYVSVTSRLTPRMTEREVAHDLESVMRTLGASGVSFEPIVGAQPSGALPHYRPDAVPLGDAPTLLIDWGAFYQGYASDLTRTLHRDAASDAFRRAYDVVLAAQLAAIERISDGVAASDVDAAARNVIEAAGMGDAFKHGLGHGIGLQIHESPRMASVSPQVLSSGMVVTVEPGVYFEGEFGIRIEDDVLVTDSGCEVLTRLPKGLDDCRLIL; from the coding sequence ATGAATGCGAAAGCCCCCCACGCCGATCGTTTGCGCTCTTTGCGTCAGTCCTTCGAAACGCACCAAATCGATGCGTTGTTGGTGACCGACGAAATCAATGTCGGATACTTGTCCGGGTTTACCGGCGACAGTTCGTACCTGTTGGTCGGAACCGGCGAAGCGACGCTGTTGAGTGACCGACGATACGAAACACAAATCGCCCAGGAGTGTCCTCACTTGGCCGCCGCGGTTCGGCCGCCCTCTCAATCAATGCCGGACTTGCTGGCGGAGGTCTTCGCCGGATCCTGTTACCGTCGCGTCGGCGTCGAATCATCCAGCGTCACGTTGGCCCAGTGGGACGCTTGGCAAGACCGTTTGGCCGATGCCGAGCCGTCGATCCAGTGGGTGCCGACCGCGGGCGTCGTCGAAGCGTTGCGGCAAATCAAAGACGAATTTGAAATTGGTCGGATCCGCCAATCCATCGACATCGCCGAACGAGCGTATGTTTCGGTGACCAGCCGTTTGACGCCTCGGATGACCGAACGCGAAGTCGCCCATGACTTGGAATCCGTGATGCGGACCCTGGGGGCATCGGGGGTCAGTTTTGAACCCATCGTTGGTGCCCAGCCCAGTGGTGCCCTGCCCCATTATCGGCCCGATGCGGTTCCGCTGGGCGATGCCCCGACGCTGTTGATCGACTGGGGGGCTTTTTATCAAGGCTATGCCAGCGACCTGACGCGGACGCTGCATCGTGACGCCGCTAGCGATGCGTTTCGTCGCGCCTACGACGTGGTTTTGGCAGCTCAATTGGCGGCGATCGAACGCATCAGCGATGGCGTCGCTGCCAGCGATGTCGATGCGGCTGCCCGCAATGTGATCGAAGCGGCGGGAATGGGCGACGCTTTCAAACACGGCTTGGGACACGGCATCGGGCTGCAGATCCATGAATCCCCCCGGATGGCGTCGGTCAGCCCGCAGGTGTTGTCCAGCGGGATGGTCGTCACGGTTGAACCCGGCGTCTATTTCGAGGGTGAATTCGGCATCCGAATCGAAGATGACGTCTTGGTGACCGATTCCGGGTGCGAAGTGCTGACGCGATTGCCCAAGGGCCTCGATGATTGTCGGCTGATTCTGTAA
- a CDS encoding leucine-rich repeat domain-containing protein, with translation MPTNDPQREAATDDAASDEQVNADAATDVQAGTDPESASQGAQGDLAGDPADEVLPGDDTGLDDAPPVTVQDERRRRRRKKQLAVAVAVIAAVIAVVVFWGGESLDVMPETTEEVPAAQRFHALVEQIRAEDLQSIHVTEFEVTDAMCQQLRGLDSLQHVIFDQGSIGDEGLAAIASLPKLQHVRLRLSPITDQGLASLTECSDLWLINLPHSRVTADGVAQLGKLPRLRQLRLGTDRAGNDICRAIAGLTSLRGIHLIGIGVTDEGMKLMAEMPYLESLYLDDSAVTDVGWQWLFDTKPQLHVHVDQQHHDRDPHAHRHD, from the coding sequence ATGCCGACCAACGATCCCCAGCGCGAAGCCGCGACTGACGACGCAGCGTCTGACGAACAAGTCAACGCCGACGCAGCCACCGACGTCCAAGCCGGAACCGACCCCGAATCCGCGTCGCAGGGTGCCCAAGGCGATCTTGCGGGCGATCCCGCCGATGAAGTCCTGCCGGGCGATGACACGGGGTTGGACGACGCTCCGCCGGTGACCGTCCAGGATGAACGACGACGGCGGCGCCGAAAGAAACAGTTGGCCGTGGCCGTCGCGGTGATCGCGGCGGTGATCGCGGTGGTTGTGTTCTGGGGCGGCGAATCGCTGGATGTGATGCCGGAAACGACGGAGGAAGTTCCCGCGGCCCAGCGCTTTCACGCTCTGGTCGAACAGATTCGTGCCGAAGATCTGCAATCCATCCACGTGACCGAATTCGAGGTCACCGACGCGATGTGTCAACAATTGCGGGGCTTGGACAGTTTGCAACACGTGATCTTTGACCAAGGCAGCATCGGTGACGAAGGCTTGGCGGCGATCGCGTCGTTGCCCAAGTTGCAGCACGTCCGCTTGCGATTGTCGCCGATCACCGACCAAGGCTTGGCGTCGCTGACCGAGTGTTCCGATCTGTGGCTGATCAATCTGCCGCACAGCCGGGTGACGGCCGATGGTGTCGCCCAGCTGGGCAAACTTCCGCGGTTAAGACAGCTGCGTTTGGGAACCGATCGAGCGGGCAATGACATTTGCCGCGCGATCGCCGGTTTGACGTCGCTGCGTGGCATTCACCTGATCGGCATCGGGGTGACCGACGAAGGGATGAAGTTGATGGCGGAAATGCCCTACCTGGAATCGCTGTATTTGGACGATTCCGCGGTGACCGATGTCGGATGGCAATGGCTGTTCGACACCAAGCCACAGTTGCACGTGCACGTCGATCAGCAGCACCACGATCGCGACCCCCACGCCCATCGCCACGACTGA
- the leuS gene encoding leucine--tRNA ligase, giving the protein MPRYNPAEIEPRWQEYWLTHRTFATPRLPGGTKRYVLDMFPYPSGDGLHVGHPEGYTATDIVSRFARLRGESVLHPIGFDSFGLPAEEHAISTGEHPRIQTQRNIDNFTRQLKMLGFSYDWDRVVATTDEDYFRWTQWIFLVLYDTWFDDEQQKGRPISELPIPAEIAAQGDAVIESYQDDHRLAYQDDALVNWCPDLGTVLANEEVIDGKSERGGYPVKRIPLRQWMLRITAYSERLLSGLDDLDWPVGIKKLQQDWIGRSTGAEVDFFIGPADQFDAWKTERAKSGFPTDPTDALRVYTTRPDTLFGATYMVVAPEHPMRDRLTTEDQSPQVKKYCEQASFKSDRERTEGDKNKTGVFTGSHAINPVNGKPIPIWVADYVLAGYGTGAIMAVPAHDERDFDFAQAFDLPVIPVVRPDDDDPRREVILAGKACFSATGVAINSGPFDGQTTDQVKKAVTESLDGDHLGRAAVNYKLRDWLFSRQRFWGEPFPVLHEIDEAGELTGRKRTVPAEDLPVTLPELEDFKPHGRPEPPLAKADDDWLIVELDGRRFRRETNTMPQWAGSCWYYLRYIDPKNNQCMIDPELEKAWMPVDLYVGGAEHAVLHLLYARFWHKVLYDRGHVTCAEPFGRLVNQGMILGQAQFHLSEDQAQQHQKPLADVGIEAVRGKEDDKTLVLRSTDGHDLDDDATEKRKGKLFVKGTDIEVIAKADKMSKSRGNVVNPDAVVREYGADSLRLYEMFMGPLEATKPWNMSGVGGVRNFLDRVWRMIVDAKSDDDQLCAELVDQPCNEEQNRVLHQTIKKVTEDTEGLSFNTAIARMMEFTNFFTRQDERPIEAMNSFLVLLSPYAPHLAEELWNRLGHDDSIAHATWPTWDEDAIRESTIEIPVQLNGKVKTKINVPADAKPDDMIQAALNDDKVQSLVDGKTVVKKIAVPGRLVNFVVKP; this is encoded by the coding sequence ATGCCGCGTTACAACCCCGCCGAAATCGAACCCCGCTGGCAAGAATACTGGCTGACCCATCGCACGTTCGCCACGCCACGTTTGCCCGGCGGGACCAAACGCTACGTGCTGGACATGTTCCCCTATCCCAGCGGCGACGGTCTGCATGTCGGTCACCCCGAAGGCTACACGGCGACGGACATTGTTTCACGGTTCGCACGGCTGCGCGGCGAAAGCGTGCTGCACCCGATCGGTTTCGATTCGTTCGGATTGCCCGCCGAGGAACACGCGATCAGCACCGGCGAACACCCGCGGATCCAGACGCAACGGAACATCGACAACTTCACACGCCAATTGAAGATGCTGGGGTTCAGCTACGACTGGGATCGGGTCGTCGCGACGACGGACGAAGACTATTTCCGCTGGACCCAGTGGATTTTTCTGGTCCTGTACGACACCTGGTTCGACGACGAACAACAAAAGGGTCGCCCGATTTCCGAGTTGCCGATCCCGGCGGAAATCGCCGCCCAAGGTGATGCGGTGATCGAATCGTACCAGGACGATCATCGTCTGGCCTATCAAGACGACGCGTTAGTGAATTGGTGTCCCGATTTGGGGACGGTATTGGCCAACGAAGAAGTGATCGATGGCAAAAGCGAACGTGGCGGCTATCCGGTCAAACGTATCCCGCTGCGTCAGTGGATGTTGCGGATCACTGCGTATTCCGAACGCTTGTTGTCCGGCCTGGACGATTTGGACTGGCCCGTCGGCATCAAGAAACTGCAACAGGATTGGATCGGACGCAGCACCGGCGCGGAAGTCGATTTCTTCATCGGCCCGGCCGACCAGTTTGACGCTTGGAAAACCGAACGTGCCAAGTCAGGCTTTCCGACAGATCCCACCGATGCCCTGCGTGTCTACACGACTCGGCCCGACACCCTGTTCGGCGCGACGTACATGGTCGTTGCACCGGAGCATCCGATGCGGGATCGATTGACCACCGAAGATCAATCGCCGCAAGTCAAAAAGTATTGCGAACAAGCATCCTTCAAAAGTGATCGGGAACGCACCGAAGGCGACAAGAACAAAACCGGCGTCTTCACCGGATCGCACGCGATCAACCCGGTCAACGGAAAACCGATTCCGATCTGGGTCGCCGACTATGTGTTAGCTGGTTATGGGACGGGCGCGATCATGGCGGTTCCGGCGCACGATGAACGCGACTTTGATTTCGCCCAAGCATTCGACTTGCCAGTGATTCCCGTCGTACGGCCTGATGACGATGATCCCCGGCGCGAAGTCATCTTGGCGGGCAAGGCTTGTTTTTCGGCCACCGGCGTGGCGATCAACAGCGGCCCGTTTGATGGCCAGACGACAGACCAAGTCAAAAAAGCCGTGACCGAATCGCTGGACGGCGATCACCTGGGCCGTGCCGCGGTCAATTACAAGCTTCGCGATTGGTTGTTCAGCCGCCAGCGTTTCTGGGGCGAACCGTTCCCCGTGCTTCATGAAATCGATGAAGCCGGCGAATTGACCGGCCGCAAACGCACCGTGCCGGCCGAAGACTTGCCGGTGACGCTGCCGGAACTGGAAGACTTCAAACCCCACGGCCGCCCCGAGCCGCCGCTGGCCAAGGCCGACGACGACTGGTTGATCGTCGAATTGGACGGACGACGTTTCCGACGCGAAACCAACACCATGCCCCAGTGGGCGGGATCTTGCTGGTATTACCTGCGGTATATCGATCCGAAAAATAACCAATGCATGATCGACCCCGAGCTGGAAAAGGCTTGGATGCCCGTCGACCTGTACGTGGGCGGTGCCGAACATGCCGTGCTGCACCTGTTGTACGCCCGGTTCTGGCACAAGGTCCTGTACGATCGCGGACACGTGACCTGCGCCGAACCATTCGGACGGCTGGTCAACCAAGGCATGATCTTGGGCCAAGCACAATTTCACTTGAGCGAAGATCAGGCCCAACAGCACCAGAAACCCCTGGCCGACGTTGGCATCGAAGCGGTGCGAGGCAAAGAAGACGACAAGACGTTGGTGTTGCGAAGCACCGACGGCCACGACCTTGACGATGATGCGACGGAAAAACGCAAAGGCAAGTTGTTCGTCAAAGGCACCGACATCGAAGTCATCGCCAAAGCCGACAAGATGTCCAAGAGTCGTGGCAATGTCGTCAACCCTGACGCGGTGGTGCGTGAATACGGTGCCGACTCGCTGCGCCTGTATGAAATGTTCATGGGACCACTCGAAGCCACCAAGCCCTGGAACATGTCCGGCGTCGGCGGCGTGCGAAACTTCTTGGATCGCGTTTGGCGAATGATCGTGGATGCGAAATCCGATGACGATCAACTGTGTGCCGAATTAGTCGACCAGCCCTGCAACGAAGAACAGAACCGTGTCCTTCACCAAACGATCAAAAAAGTAACCGAAGACACCGAAGGGCTCAGCTTCAACACGGCGATCGCACGGATGATGGAGTTCACCAACTTCTTCACCCGCCAAGACGAACGACCGATCGAAGCGATGAATTCGTTCCTCGTTCTGTTGTCGCCCTATGCCCCACACTTGGCCGAGGAACTTTGGAACCGCCTGGGGCACGATGATTCGATCGCCCATGCCACCTGGCCGACCTGGGACGAAGATGCGATCCGCGAATCAACCATCGAGATCCCGGTCCAGCTGAACGGCAAGGTGAAGACCAAGATCAACGTCCCCGCCGATGCCAAACCGGACGACATGATCCAAGCCGCGTTGAATGACGACAAAGTCCAATCGCTGGTGGACGGGAAAACGGTCGTCAAGAAAATCGCCGTGCCCGGACGTCTGGTGAACTTCGTCGTCAAACCCTGA
- the bioB gene encoding biotin synthase BioB, which translates to MAEPGFYDSLASSVLAGETISREDALAIINASDLDVPAIMAAGFRIRQKHFGRTVQLYFLMNAKSGLCPEDCSYCSQSKVSNAPVPKYNILQRDRLMEAAKLAHERGAKTYCLVISARGPNEREMNAVESIVPEIKAKYDLDICASLGLLDREQADRLFAAGVDRINHNLNTSENYYGHICSTHTYEDRKQTLENVRDAGMEMCSGGIIGMGESHDDIVQMAFDLKELGVHSIPLNILNAIDGTPLEGTQAMSPNDCLKALAMFRFVNPDREIRIAGGREIHLRHMQPMGLYVANSLFVGDYLTTKGQPPQADYDMIRDMGFDITTNIEPVAR; encoded by the coding sequence ATGGCGGAACCCGGTTTCTATGACTCACTGGCCTCCTCGGTGCTGGCCGGCGAAACAATCAGCCGTGAAGACGCGTTGGCGATCATCAACGCTTCGGACTTGGACGTCCCGGCGATCATGGCCGCCGGTTTCCGGATCCGCCAAAAGCATTTCGGCCGTACCGTTCAGCTGTACTTTCTGATGAACGCGAAAAGCGGACTCTGCCCGGAAGACTGCAGCTACTGCAGCCAGTCCAAGGTCAGCAACGCGCCGGTTCCCAAGTACAACATTCTGCAGCGCGATCGCTTGATGGAAGCGGCCAAGCTGGCGCATGAACGGGGCGCGAAAACCTATTGCCTGGTTATCTCCGCTCGCGGCCCGAACGAACGCGAAATGAACGCGGTCGAATCCATCGTGCCGGAAATCAAAGCCAAGTATGACTTGGACATTTGCGCCAGCCTCGGGCTGCTGGACCGCGAACAAGCCGATCGTTTGTTTGCCGCCGGTGTTGATCGCATCAACCACAATCTGAACACCAGCGAAAACTATTACGGTCACATCTGTTCGACGCACACCTACGAAGACCGCAAGCAAACGCTGGAAAACGTTCGCGACGCGGGAATGGAAATGTGCAGCGGTGGGATCATCGGGATGGGCGAATCCCACGACGACATCGTGCAGATGGCGTTCGACTTGAAAGAGCTGGGCGTGCATTCCATTCCGCTGAACATTCTGAACGCCATCGACGGCACGCCATTGGAAGGCACCCAAGCGATGTCGCCCAACGATTGCTTGAAAGCGTTGGCGATGTTCCGGTTCGTCAACCCGGATCGCGAAATCCGCATCGCCGGTGGCCGCGAAATTCACCTGCGTCACATGCAGCCGATGGGCCTGTACGTGGCCAACAGCCTGTTTGTCGGCGATTACCTGACGACCAAGGGGCAACCGCCGCAAGCCGATTACGACATGATCCGCGACATGGGCTTTGACATCACCACCAACATCGAACCTGTCGCCCGCTAG
- the greA gene encoding transcription elongation factor GreA, translated as MHETVPMTREGYNRLKAEISRLENDELPVITEKLAAAREEGDLKENAEYHAQRENQGMLMAKISELKDKVARASIVDTSQMPKDEVAFGCTVTVEDLAYGDEEEFTLVGTGDEDYDTNKILVTSPLGQGLIGKKVGDTAEVEAPAGMLKFKILKIKYES; from the coding sequence ATGCACGAGACCGTTCCCATGACGCGGGAGGGTTACAACCGTTTGAAAGCCGAAATCTCTCGCCTGGAAAACGATGAGCTGCCCGTCATTACCGAAAAGCTGGCTGCCGCCCGCGAGGAAGGCGACCTGAAGGAAAACGCCGAATACCATGCCCAGCGTGAAAACCAGGGCATGCTGATGGCGAAGATCAGCGAGCTGAAAGACAAGGTCGCTCGGGCTTCGATCGTTGATACGTCGCAAATGCCCAAGGACGAGGTCGCTTTCGGCTGCACCGTCACCGTCGAAGACTTGGCCTACGGTGACGAAGAAGAGTTCACTCTGGTCGGCACCGGCGACGAAGATTACGACACGAACAAGATCCTGGTGACCAGCCCGCTGGGCCAAGGACTGATCGGCAAAAAGGTCGGTGACACCGCGGAAGTCGAAGCGCCGGCCGGCATGCTGAAGTTCAAGATTCTGAAGATCAAGTACGAATCCTAA
- a CDS encoding glycoside hydrolase, translated as MNITTARVVFLSVVAALSSSRLASAASPDEPPKKVVAFRVAEPDDGLFAGGPDLIHIQARYEGSDRWSSADPETYQVKIKGSASLVQDPTGEPRNPFVIIPESAGDAVTVRLTAGNVASEVALDVAEPASSGPVTLRIHPDQTGHPYTGLGAGVMFYDNQFNISNDLFDWCFRDVDTQLVHALIRPDFEPTNDNDDWQSLNNDAFDWSRCERLFWILWNAKQRNPDLKVFACLYSPPPWMKTNQATTGDGGLKKGDQYRLEMAEYVYAFLKHAKWKGTTIDYLCLFNEPDWPHTQDGTHYTSLTELAETHVQVRNAIIELIEADDEFDHLPQFVFPETLGAGSITRAAKDSDRLADFVQSGQLDHLAAWGVHDYWNTGGYWPVRFQELRRFTKSDQQPIWMTEWAQRSPKSDLASAMEYGRNITNALRLGCSAWMAFEWAHPAQNQSGLISTQWGEGYPQKRFWRSKAYYVFQQIANTSPAGGQCVPIEIDAGGDGRQPGGLEALCVRKDDQMVVHIVNDRPTRRPYTVTGPGVGDPDAAWLTDHTNNFTPLSQHQSQGQIPPHAVLTLQYSL; from the coding sequence ATGAATATCACGACGGCCCGCGTCGTTTTTCTGTCAGTCGTCGCCGCCTTGTCATCGTCGCGGTTGGCCTCCGCCGCATCACCCGACGAGCCGCCGAAAAAGGTCGTCGCGTTTCGAGTGGCCGAACCTGATGACGGGCTGTTCGCCGGTGGCCCGGATTTGATCCACATCCAAGCCCGGTACGAAGGCAGCGACCGCTGGTCCAGTGCCGACCCGGAAACCTATCAGGTCAAAATCAAGGGGTCTGCATCCCTGGTCCAAGACCCCACGGGCGAACCACGCAATCCGTTCGTGATCATTCCGGAATCCGCTGGTGATGCGGTCACCGTGCGGTTGACGGCCGGCAACGTCGCGTCCGAAGTGGCATTGGATGTTGCCGAACCCGCGTCGTCCGGTCCCGTCACCCTGCGGATTCACCCCGATCAAACCGGACACCCTTACACCGGGCTGGGTGCGGGAGTCATGTTCTATGACAACCAATTCAACATCAGCAACGATCTGTTCGATTGGTGCTTCCGCGACGTCGACACGCAATTGGTTCACGCGTTGATTCGACCAGATTTTGAACCGACCAATGACAACGACGACTGGCAATCGCTGAACAACGATGCCTTTGATTGGTCGCGCTGCGAACGCCTGTTTTGGATCCTGTGGAATGCCAAACAACGCAACCCCGACTTGAAGGTCTTCGCTTGTCTTTATTCGCCGCCACCGTGGATGAAGACCAATCAGGCGACCACCGGTGACGGCGGTTTGAAGAAGGGAGATCAATACCGGCTCGAAATGGCCGAATACGTTTATGCGTTCCTGAAGCACGCCAAGTGGAAGGGCACCACGATTGATTATCTCTGTTTGTTCAATGAACCCGATTGGCCTCATACCCAGGACGGAACGCACTACACATCACTGACCGAACTGGCCGAAACGCACGTCCAGGTGCGAAACGCCATCATCGAATTGATCGAAGCCGACGATGAATTTGATCACCTTCCGCAATTCGTTTTTCCGGAAACGCTGGGGGCCGGTTCGATTACTCGCGCTGCAAAGGACAGCGATCGTCTGGCCGACTTTGTACAGTCCGGTCAATTGGATCACCTGGCCGCGTGGGGTGTTCACGACTACTGGAACACCGGCGGTTACTGGCCGGTACGTTTCCAAGAGTTACGACGCTTCACCAAGTCGGATCAACAACCGATTTGGATGACCGAGTGGGCTCAGCGATCCCCCAAATCTGATTTGGCGTCGGCGATGGAATATGGGCGGAACATCACCAATGCGCTGCGTTTGGGGTGTTCGGCCTGGATGGCATTCGAATGGGCGCACCCGGCCCAGAACCAATCGGGTTTGATCAGCACGCAGTGGGGCGAAGGCTATCCGCAGAAACGCTTCTGGCGCAGCAAGGCGTATTACGTGTTCCAGCAGATCGCCAACACCAGCCCCGCCGGCGGCCAATGTGTGCCCATCGAAATTGACGCCGGCGGTGATGGCAGGCAGCCCGGCGGACTGGAAGCCCTGTGTGTTCGCAAAGACGATCAAATGGTCGTCCATATCGTCAACGACCGGCCCACTCGCCGTCCCTACACCGTAACAGGGCCGGGCGTCGGCGATCCTGATGCGGCGTGGTTGACCGACCACACAAACAATTTCACGCCGCTATCGCAGCATCAATCGCAGGGCCAGATTCCGCCCCACGCCGTGCTGACGCTGCAGTATTCCCTGTAA
- a CDS encoding serpin family protein gives MMSLQSLKHPTRRWLQRRSLAIAAITLLLSIPLAFVSARTVAEEMRSEPLDLSPLVSEQNRLSIDMLRRLCNADDKNIFCSPMNIHMALSLLEPAANGPTKDELRSLLYRDENPDSLYRSFIEQMTDQDQTGVEISMGSNLWLRSGLDIRSKYESLLADRFAGVDHADFLHEQDESIAAINDWVSDATAGRIPKLASRDTVTKETLMFLASAIYFKGSWSEAFSKRSTLPRDFTLADGTTKEVPMMQKNIHIQTMDGDTYRIGILPYGDKIRRMEMVILLPDRHDGLNSMIDQMDLGTLNTQLSMRPKRRGTLVTLPKFELSSSYDLIPHLQQMGIKTAFTDAADFSGMTQQDRIKLSVVCHKAVIQVDEEGTVAAAVTGVGGIRATSVPPPPPTFNVDRPFAFLIRDNQTGSILFVGRVNDPSAK, from the coding sequence ATGATGTCACTTCAAAGCTTGAAACACCCCACCCGTCGCTGGCTTCAACGCCGATCGCTGGCCATCGCGGCGATCACCCTGCTGTTATCGATTCCACTGGCGTTCGTGTCCGCCCGCACGGTCGCAGAAGAAATGCGTTCTGAACCGTTGGATTTATCACCGTTGGTGTCGGAACAAAATCGTTTGAGCATCGACATGCTACGGCGTTTGTGCAATGCCGACGACAAGAACATTTTTTGTTCCCCGATGAACATCCACATGGCTCTCAGCTTGTTGGAACCGGCCGCCAATGGTCCGACAAAGGATGAACTTCGGTCATTGTTGTATCGGGATGAAAACCCTGATTCGCTGTACCGATCGTTCATTGAACAAATGACCGACCAAGACCAAACGGGCGTCGAGATATCGATGGGGTCCAACCTGTGGTTGCGTTCGGGCTTGGACATTCGTTCCAAGTATGAAAGCCTTCTCGCAGACCGCTTTGCCGGCGTCGACCACGCCGACTTTCTTCATGAACAAGACGAATCCATTGCCGCGATCAACGACTGGGTCTCCGACGCCACTGCAGGACGCATTCCCAAGCTAGCGTCGCGTGACACGGTCACCAAAGAAACGCTGATGTTTTTGGCCAGTGCCATTTACTTCAAAGGTTCTTGGTCGGAAGCATTTTCAAAACGGTCGACTCTGCCGCGTGACTTTACTCTGGCCGATGGTACGACCAAGGAAGTCCCGATGATGCAGAAAAACATCCACATCCAAACGATGGATGGCGACACCTATCGCATCGGAATCCTGCCTTATGGCGACAAGATTCGTCGCATGGAAATGGTGATCTTGTTGCCGGATAGGCACGACGGGCTGAACTCCATGATCGACCAAATGGATTTAGGCACACTGAACACCCAATTGTCCATGCGTCCGAAACGACGTGGCACGTTGGTGACCCTTCCGAAGTTTGAATTGAGCAGCAGTTATGACCTGATCCCCCATTTGCAACAGATGGGAATCAAAACGGCGTTCACCGACGCGGCAGATTTCTCGGGAATGACACAACAAGATCGCATCAAGCTGTCCGTCGTTTGTCACAAAGCCGTCATTCAAGTGGACGAAGAAGGAACCGTTGCAGCCGCGGTCACCGGCGTCGGCGGCATCCGAGCCACCTCGGTGCCACCACCACCGCCGACATTCAATGTCGATCGGCCGTTCGCATTTCTGATTCGTGACAACCAAACGGGAAGCATCCTGTTCGTCGGACGCGTGAATGATCCTTCGGCCAAATGA
- a CDS encoding DNA gyrase inhibitor YacG: MTCPICGTGFLLDETQAPPFCSVRCKQIDLGRWLDEEIGLPHEGEPDPEMLD, from the coding sequence ATGACGTGTCCGATTTGTGGGACCGGTTTTTTGCTGGATGAGACACAGGCCCCGCCGTTTTGCAGCGTGCGGTGTAAACAAATCGATCTGGGGCGATGGTTGGACGAAGAAATCGGGCTGCCTCATGAAGGCGAACCCGATCCTGAAATGCTCGATTGA